Part of the Candidatus Thermokryptus mobilis genome is shown below.
TTTCAGGTGAATTTTTTACTTTACTTTTTGTTTTTATCATAAAAAAAAGAGCAATGGAAAGGAGGAGAGCGTATAAGTATTATGACCTTGTAATGGCTTCTTTCGTGACGGTTCTTTTGTGCGCTAATATAATTGGAGCAGAAAAAGTTGTAAATATATACGGTTTCTCTTTTGGTGCAGGTGTTCTTTTCTTTCCGATAAGTTATATCTTTAACGATGTCTTAACCGAGGTTTATGGATATGCTCGTTCAAGAAAAGTTATTTGGGCTGGATTTGGGGCTTTGATATTCGCCTCTTTTATGAGCTGGTTCGTTAGAAAACTTCCGCCAGACCCAAATTGGCCATATCAAAGCGCTTATGATATAGTTTTCGGTCAAACTCCAAGAATTGTCATCGCCTCAATAACTGCATTTTGGGCAGGGGAATTCACAAATTCATTTGTCCTCGCAAAGATGAAACTCTTAACCAGGGGGAGATTCCTATGGACCAGGACGATCGGTTCAACAATAGCTGGCGAAGCGGTTGATTCACTCATATTTTACCCGGTTGCTTTCTATGGATTCTGGACGAATGAACTTTTACTCAA
Proteins encoded:
- a CDS encoding queuosine precursor transporter, which translates into the protein MERRRAYKYYDLVMASFVTVLLCANIIGAEKVVNIYGFSFGAGVLFFPISYIFNDVLTEVYGYARSRKVIWAGFGALIFASFMSWFVRKLPPDPNWPYQSAYDIVFGQTPRIVIASITAFWAGEFTNSFVLAKMKLLTRGRFLWTRTIGSTIAGEAVDSLIFYPVAFYGFWTNELLLKVMIANYAIKVGWEAVITPVTYKFVNFLKRAENEDYYDWDTDFNPFKVQV